In Hoplias malabaricus isolate fHopMal1 chromosome 6, fHopMal1.hap1, whole genome shotgun sequence, a single window of DNA contains:
- the smarcc1b gene encoding SWI/SNF complex subunit SMARCC1b isoform X1: protein MFRRSATLCSLLARVTAGRSGAALGGTMATQSPAAVQGGAGSSAAFSRRRDGTPSARFWESAETLAQLEVVRSWIGKHYKKYVQADAPSSKSLSALVIQLLQFQEDAFGRRASNPGLTKLPAKCFLDMKPAGGLCHILGSAYKFKTEQGWRRFDLQNPSRLDRNVEMFISVEKTLLQNNLLSRPVIYLSPELEQKQANKLKDIITRHQGSVTEDRLQATHQIYPSHSSADEEEWLRPVIRVDQDVLVHWGMYPDSYDTWMLISEVDADVEEPPSSDQLWKVHAKWVLDTDTFNEWMNEEDYEVDDNKRSVSYRRRIYLRDEEERKVSGKKRRRSPSPSSSESRKKGGKKSSGSYKRRGQQEEEPEEDLTKDMEDPTPVPNMEEVILPKNVNLKKDSENTPVKGGTMTDLDEQEDEFLSGVRDEEDQGREFGRGLDSEESATEQTHHIIIPSYTSWFDYNCIHRIERRALPEFFNGKNKSKTPEIFLAYRNFMIDTYRLNPQEYLTSTSCRRNLTGDVCALIRVHAFLEQWGLINYQVDAEGRPLPMGPPPTPHFNVLTDAPSALVPLQHRPLQVPASQHMLHFPEKSKEKPSDLQNFGLRTDIYAKKHPKTKGANAGREWTEQETLLLLEALEMYKDDWNKVSEHVGSRTQDECILHFLRLPIEDPYLENSEASLGPLAYQPVPFSQSGNPVMSTVAFLASVVDPRVASAAAKAALEEFSRVREETPPELFNIRKSQEPGRSVAQIDPNFGMPSSNISGSDSEQLEKSDGAGLEKMEFESEQHEKTVGENTAGEGQRVKNEEREESEGEKGEDNMGEEALEVGYTQGEEEERKKRAELELVEANIATAAAAALASAATKAKHLAAVEERKIKSLVALLVETQMKKLEIKLRHFEELETIMDREKEALEQQRQQLLSERQNFHMEQVKYAELKARQHLEQQQAGVSQSGGAAYNPAHHGRPIGSGGTGPMMGSRHAGAPNGMYPTPPSSQPEGATSIPQAPVES, encoded by the exons ATGTTCCGCCGTAGCGCCACCCTCTGCTCGCTCCTCGCGAGAGTGACGGCGGGGCGGAGCGGAGCGGCTCTCGGCGGAACAATGGCGACTCAAAGCCCCGCAGCGGTACAGGGCGGCGCGGGCAGTAGCGCGGCGTTTAGCCGCAGAAGAGACGGGACCCCTAGCGCTCGGTTCTGGGAGAGCGCGGAGACGTTGGCGCAGCTGGAGGTGGTGCGCAGCTGGATTGGGAAACATTACAAAAAG TATGTGCAGGCTGATGCTCCTTCCAGCAAGTCTCTCTCAGCACTAGTTATCCAGCTTCTACAGTTTCAGGAGGATGCATTTGGTCGCAGAGCAAGCAATCCTGGCCTCACTAAGCTGCCA GCAAAGTGTTTTTTGGACATGAAGCCTGCCGGTGGTCTCTGCCACATCCTTGGCTCTGCGTATAAGTTTAAGACAGAGCAAGGCTG gCGTCGTTTTGACCTGCAAAATCCATCCAGACTTGACCGGAATGTAGAGATGTTTATTAGTGTGGAGAAAACTCTGTTGCAG AATAATCTGCTGAGCAGACCCGTGATCTATCTGTCCCCTGAGCTGGAGCAGAAACAAGCCAATAAACTCAAGGACATCATCACGCGGCATCAG gGTTCAGTCACAGAAGACAGATTACAGGCCACGCATCAGATCTACCCCTCTCACTCTTCAGCTGATGAAG AAGAGTGGCTCAGACCTGTGATTCGAGTAGATCAGGATGTGTTGGTACACTGGGGCATGTACCCAGACAG ttATGATACATGGATGTTGATCAGTGAAGTTGATGCAGATGTAGAGGAACCCCCAAGTTCAGATCAACTCTGGAAG GTACATGCTAAATGGGTTCTCGACACAGACACgtttaatgaatggatgaatgaggaAGACTATGAGGTGGATGACAACAAAAGGAGCGTGAGCTACCGACGACGCATTTACCTACGAGATGAGGAG GAGCGCAAGGTGTCTGGGAAGAAGAGGAGGCGCTCCCCTTCTCCGTCTTCATCAGAGTCCAGGAAGAAAGGTGGAAAGAAAAG TTCAGGGTCTTACAAGAGACGTGGTCAGCAGGAGGAGGAGCCAGAGGAGGACCTGACTAAAGACATGGAGGACCCAACACCTGTGCCTAACATGGAGGAGGTTATACTGCCCAAAAATG TGAATCTCAAAAAAGACAGTGAGAATACACCAGTGAAAGGGGGAACCATGACTGACTTAG ATGAACAGGAGGATGAATTTCTATCTGGAGTCAGA gATGAGGAGGACCAGGGTAGAGAGTTTGGCCGTGGGTTGGATAGTGAGGAGAGTGCTACAGAGCAGACACACCACATCATCATACCCAGCTACACCTCCTGGTTTGACTATAACTG TATTCATCGAATAGAGAGAAGAGCACTGCCTGAATTCTTTAATGGAAAGAACAAGTCTAAAACACCGGAGAT ATTTCTAGCCTATCGTAATTTTATGATTGACACATACCGGCTAAACCCTCAGGAGTATCTGACCTCCACTTCCTGTAGACGCAACCTTACAGGAGATGTGTGCGCTCTTATAAG gGTACATGCATTCCTGGAGCAGTGGGGACTGATAAACTACCAGGTGGATGCCGAGGGCAGACCTCTGCCAATGGGCCCGCCCCCAACACCACACTTCAACGTCCTCACAGATGCACCATCAGCTCTTGTCCCTCTACAGCACAGACCATTACAG GTTCCAGCCTCTCAGCATATGCTCCATTTCCCAgaaaagagcaaagaaaaaccctCAGACCTGCAGAACTTTGGGCTGCGGACTGATATTTATGCAAAGAAACATCCCAAG ACTAAAGGAGCAAATGCAGGACGAGAGTGGACAGAACAGGAGACGCTGTTGCTCTTGGAG GCATTAGAGATGTATAAAGATGACTGGAATAAAGTCTCAGAGCATGTAGGCAGCCGCACACAGGATGAATGTATCCTGCACTTCCTGCGATTGCCCATAGAGGACCCTTACCTGGAGAACTCTGAAGCCTCACTGGGCCCTCTGGCCTACCAGCCTGTTCCCTTTAGCCAATCAGGAAACCCCGTCATGAGCACTGTGGCCTTCTTAGCTTCAGTAGTGGACCCCAGAGTGGCCTCTGCCGCAGCCAAGGCAGCCCTGG AGGAGTTTTCTCGGGTGAGAGAGGAAACCCCTCCAGAGCTGTTCAACATCCGTAAAAGTCAAGAGCCCGGGAGAAGTGTAGCACAAATTGATCCTAATTTTGGGATGCCGTCAAGTAACATTTCAGGATCCGATTCTGAGCAACTAGAAAAGAGCG atGGAGCTGGACTGGAAAAAATGGAATTTGAGTCTGAACAGCATGAAAAG ACTGTAGgagaaaacactgcaggagaggGACAGCGGGTGAAGAAtgaggaaagagaagagagtgaaggagagaaaggagaggacAACATGGGAG AAGAAGCGCTAGAGGTGGGCTACACTCaaggagaagaggaagaaagaaagaagagggCAGAGCTGGAACTGGTTGAAGCAAATATTGCTACTGCAGCTGCGGCTGCTCTAGCTTCTGCTGCCACCAAAGCGAAA CACTTGGCTGCAGTTGAGGAGAGAAAGATTAAATCTCTGGTGGCTCTGCTAGTTGAGACTCAGATGAAGAAGCTGGAGATAAAGCTGAGGCACTTTGAGGAGCTGGAAACCATTatggacagagaaaaagaggca CTAGAGCAGCAGAGGCAGCAGTTGCTGTCAGAGAGGCAGAACTTCCACATGGAGCAGGTGAAGTACGCTGAGCTAAAAGCTCGACAGCACTTGGAGCAGCAGCAAGCTGGAGTTTCACAGAGCGGTGGAGCAGCGTATAACCCTGCACATCATG GTCGTCCAATCGGCAGTGGAGGAACAGGGCCGATGATGGGCTCTCGACATGCTGGTGCTCCTAATGGCATGT ACCCAACTCCACCCTCCTCACAACCTGAAGGAGCTACATCCATTCCCCAAGCTCCAGTGGAGAGCTGA
- the smarcc1b gene encoding SWI/SNF complex subunit SMARCC1b isoform X2 — protein sequence MFRRSATLCSLLARVTAGRSGAALGGTMATQSPAAVQGGAGSSAAFSRRRDGTPSARFWESAETLAQLEVVRSWIGKHYKKYVQADAPSSKSLSALVIQLLQFQEDAFGRRASNPGLTKLPAKCFLDMKPAGGLCHILGSAYKFKTEQGWRRFDLQNPSRLDRNVEMFISVEKTLLQNNLLSRPVIYLSPELEQKQANKLKDIITRHQGSVTEDRLQATHQIYPSHSSADEEEWLRPVIRVDQDVLVHWGMYPDSYDTWMLISEVDADVEEPPSSDQLWKVHAKWVLDTDTFNEWMNEEDYEVDDNKRSVSYRRRIYLRDEEERKVSGKKRRRSPSPSSSESRKKGGKKSSGSYKRRGQQEEEPEEDLTKDMEDPTPVPNMEEVILPKNVNLKKDSENTPVKGGTMTDLDEQEDEFLSGVRDEEDQGREFGRGLDSEESATEQTHHIIIPSYTSWFDYNCIHRIERRALPEFFNGKNKSKTPEIFLAYRNFMIDTYRLNPQEYLTSTSCRRNLTGDVCALIRVHAFLEQWGLINYQVDAEGRPLPMGPPPTPHFNVLTDAPSALVPLQHRPLQVPASQHMLHFPEKSKEKPSDLQNFGLRTDIYAKKHPKTKGANAGREWTEQETLLLLEALEMYKDDWNKVSEHVGSRTQDECILHFLRLPIEDPYLENSEASLGPLAYQPVPFSQSGNPVMSTVAFLASVVDPRVASAAAKAALEEFSRVREETPPELFNIRKSQEPGRSVAQIDPNFGMPSSNISGSDSEQLEKSDGAGLEKMEFESEQHEKTVGENTAGEGQRVKNEEREESEGEKGEDNMGEALEVGYTQGEEEERKKRAELELVEANIATAAAAALASAATKAKHLAAVEERKIKSLVALLVETQMKKLEIKLRHFEELETIMDREKEALEQQRQQLLSERQNFHMEQVKYAELKARQHLEQQQAGVSQSGGAAYNPAHHGRPIGSGGTGPMMGSRHAGAPNGMYPTPPSSQPEGATSIPQAPVES from the exons ATGTTCCGCCGTAGCGCCACCCTCTGCTCGCTCCTCGCGAGAGTGACGGCGGGGCGGAGCGGAGCGGCTCTCGGCGGAACAATGGCGACTCAAAGCCCCGCAGCGGTACAGGGCGGCGCGGGCAGTAGCGCGGCGTTTAGCCGCAGAAGAGACGGGACCCCTAGCGCTCGGTTCTGGGAGAGCGCGGAGACGTTGGCGCAGCTGGAGGTGGTGCGCAGCTGGATTGGGAAACATTACAAAAAG TATGTGCAGGCTGATGCTCCTTCCAGCAAGTCTCTCTCAGCACTAGTTATCCAGCTTCTACAGTTTCAGGAGGATGCATTTGGTCGCAGAGCAAGCAATCCTGGCCTCACTAAGCTGCCA GCAAAGTGTTTTTTGGACATGAAGCCTGCCGGTGGTCTCTGCCACATCCTTGGCTCTGCGTATAAGTTTAAGACAGAGCAAGGCTG gCGTCGTTTTGACCTGCAAAATCCATCCAGACTTGACCGGAATGTAGAGATGTTTATTAGTGTGGAGAAAACTCTGTTGCAG AATAATCTGCTGAGCAGACCCGTGATCTATCTGTCCCCTGAGCTGGAGCAGAAACAAGCCAATAAACTCAAGGACATCATCACGCGGCATCAG gGTTCAGTCACAGAAGACAGATTACAGGCCACGCATCAGATCTACCCCTCTCACTCTTCAGCTGATGAAG AAGAGTGGCTCAGACCTGTGATTCGAGTAGATCAGGATGTGTTGGTACACTGGGGCATGTACCCAGACAG ttATGATACATGGATGTTGATCAGTGAAGTTGATGCAGATGTAGAGGAACCCCCAAGTTCAGATCAACTCTGGAAG GTACATGCTAAATGGGTTCTCGACACAGACACgtttaatgaatggatgaatgaggaAGACTATGAGGTGGATGACAACAAAAGGAGCGTGAGCTACCGACGACGCATTTACCTACGAGATGAGGAG GAGCGCAAGGTGTCTGGGAAGAAGAGGAGGCGCTCCCCTTCTCCGTCTTCATCAGAGTCCAGGAAGAAAGGTGGAAAGAAAAG TTCAGGGTCTTACAAGAGACGTGGTCAGCAGGAGGAGGAGCCAGAGGAGGACCTGACTAAAGACATGGAGGACCCAACACCTGTGCCTAACATGGAGGAGGTTATACTGCCCAAAAATG TGAATCTCAAAAAAGACAGTGAGAATACACCAGTGAAAGGGGGAACCATGACTGACTTAG ATGAACAGGAGGATGAATTTCTATCTGGAGTCAGA gATGAGGAGGACCAGGGTAGAGAGTTTGGCCGTGGGTTGGATAGTGAGGAGAGTGCTACAGAGCAGACACACCACATCATCATACCCAGCTACACCTCCTGGTTTGACTATAACTG TATTCATCGAATAGAGAGAAGAGCACTGCCTGAATTCTTTAATGGAAAGAACAAGTCTAAAACACCGGAGAT ATTTCTAGCCTATCGTAATTTTATGATTGACACATACCGGCTAAACCCTCAGGAGTATCTGACCTCCACTTCCTGTAGACGCAACCTTACAGGAGATGTGTGCGCTCTTATAAG gGTACATGCATTCCTGGAGCAGTGGGGACTGATAAACTACCAGGTGGATGCCGAGGGCAGACCTCTGCCAATGGGCCCGCCCCCAACACCACACTTCAACGTCCTCACAGATGCACCATCAGCTCTTGTCCCTCTACAGCACAGACCATTACAG GTTCCAGCCTCTCAGCATATGCTCCATTTCCCAgaaaagagcaaagaaaaaccctCAGACCTGCAGAACTTTGGGCTGCGGACTGATATTTATGCAAAGAAACATCCCAAG ACTAAAGGAGCAAATGCAGGACGAGAGTGGACAGAACAGGAGACGCTGTTGCTCTTGGAG GCATTAGAGATGTATAAAGATGACTGGAATAAAGTCTCAGAGCATGTAGGCAGCCGCACACAGGATGAATGTATCCTGCACTTCCTGCGATTGCCCATAGAGGACCCTTACCTGGAGAACTCTGAAGCCTCACTGGGCCCTCTGGCCTACCAGCCTGTTCCCTTTAGCCAATCAGGAAACCCCGTCATGAGCACTGTGGCCTTCTTAGCTTCAGTAGTGGACCCCAGAGTGGCCTCTGCCGCAGCCAAGGCAGCCCTGG AGGAGTTTTCTCGGGTGAGAGAGGAAACCCCTCCAGAGCTGTTCAACATCCGTAAAAGTCAAGAGCCCGGGAGAAGTGTAGCACAAATTGATCCTAATTTTGGGATGCCGTCAAGTAACATTTCAGGATCCGATTCTGAGCAACTAGAAAAGAGCG atGGAGCTGGACTGGAAAAAATGGAATTTGAGTCTGAACAGCATGAAAAG ACTGTAGgagaaaacactgcaggagaggGACAGCGGGTGAAGAAtgaggaaagagaagagagtgaaggagagaaaggagaggacAACATGGGAG AAGCGCTAGAGGTGGGCTACACTCaaggagaagaggaagaaagaaagaagagggCAGAGCTGGAACTGGTTGAAGCAAATATTGCTACTGCAGCTGCGGCTGCTCTAGCTTCTGCTGCCACCAAAGCGAAA CACTTGGCTGCAGTTGAGGAGAGAAAGATTAAATCTCTGGTGGCTCTGCTAGTTGAGACTCAGATGAAGAAGCTGGAGATAAAGCTGAGGCACTTTGAGGAGCTGGAAACCATTatggacagagaaaaagaggca CTAGAGCAGCAGAGGCAGCAGTTGCTGTCAGAGAGGCAGAACTTCCACATGGAGCAGGTGAAGTACGCTGAGCTAAAAGCTCGACAGCACTTGGAGCAGCAGCAAGCTGGAGTTTCACAGAGCGGTGGAGCAGCGTATAACCCTGCACATCATG GTCGTCCAATCGGCAGTGGAGGAACAGGGCCGATGATGGGCTCTCGACATGCTGGTGCTCCTAATGGCATGT ACCCAACTCCACCCTCCTCACAACCTGAAGGAGCTACATCCATTCCCCAAGCTCCAGTGGAGAGCTGA